DNA sequence from the Candida dubliniensis CD36 chromosome 5, complete sequence genome:
ggaGTTgtgaaacaagaaaatattaaaagaacataattgcaaaaagaaaaacttaTAATATAACAAGTTATAATTTTAGAGTTAAAAGTTAGCCATTTTTGCAGCCTTTCCTCTTAcaatactactactaccaacCACAAACACGTAGTTTCCTGTTTTGTATCTgttaataacaataatagtatACTTTTATTCGTTATcttaataattcaacaattcaatattgaaaGACTAATTTCttacaataacaataataatgatggtgAACGAGGTGGTGGTAAAACCCCAGAAGTTTGACCTCTTtccaacatcaacatctaACCTCTTTAAAAGACTATAAATAATCAAGGAAATGTTATTAAtttcttaaaaaaaattgtctTCTTGAATATTtcttctctctctttctcctCAAAAAGATtagatttttcaatttgcaATAATGTTATTCACTTTATCCATTCTTTTCccattattgtttaattcaatttttgctATTGAAATTACTCAAAATAGAGTTGATCAAGGTACCATCAATACCAAAATTGGTGATATCACCATTGATTCTGGTGCTTATTGGTCAAtcattgataattcaatttcatcttttattggtgatttaaatattaaaaCTAATGCTGGATTATATATTTCTCTGACAATTCTGGATTTACCACTTTTAGTTCTATTAAATTCTGGATCAGCTTCAATTACAAATAATGGAATTATTTCATTAGATTCTCGCAGTTCAACTCAAGGTTCTTCACAATATAATTTGGTTGGtgaatcatttttaaataatggaGAATTTTATCTTGCTGCTTCAGGTGTTATTCCAATGACTATGGGAATTACTGGTAAAAGTTGGAATAATAATGGATTAATTGTTGcttatcaaaatcaaagaaaatctgGTTCAGTTAGATTTGGTGTCATTGGTCaaactattattaataaaggtcaaatttgtttaattaatcaagTTTTACAACAAACTAGTAAAATTGATGGATCTGGTTGTATTACCACTAAAGAGAATTCTAGtatttatatttcaaatGTTCTTGATCCTCAATCAGTTTCTAGtgaacaaaattattatttggctgatgataaatcttcaattattgttgaAGCAGTAGGATTTAATTCTCAAAATTTTAATgtatttggttttggtaatggtaataaaattggtttaactttatcattaaaatttgGTGCTGGTAGTGGTAATTCAGGTCTGGCTTATAGTTATGATTCCAATACTGGtattttatcattaacaaGTGGATTATTTGGacaaaaatttaatattgGTCCAGGTTATAATTCTAGTTTGTTTAGTATTGTCACTGATGATAGTGATGGGATTCCTTCAGTTGATAATGGTGCTGTTACTTATTCTGGTCCTGTTCCTAATCAAAAATCATTACCTTCAGCTTGTAATGTTGAATGTAAACAAATCCCTGATGTTCCAGATAATGgtccttcttcttcttcttcttctagtAGTGGTGTCatcactactactacttctaCTAGTACTGATACTACTATTGATACCGCTTCTGTTTCATCAACCAGTAATGAAGAATCCTCGGCTTCTGAATCACCAAATAATTCTGCATCAAATGAATTGTCTACAACTTTTGAAGTTTCTCAAACCATTGGTACTAGTGAACCAAGTGCTTCTGAATCAAgtgaaattgatatttctgGTACTACTGATCCTGATACTGCTACCTCTAGCggtaatgataattcaaattcattatctACTTTCAGTTCAAACACTAACAGTGACACCATATCTTCAGAAACAGGTTCAGTTTCATCTTACTCAACCCCATCGTCTGGTGATTCATCTGAAGTATCCTCATTGGCAACTGGAACTTTGCCAGATACCATTACAGGCTCCCAAGAAAGCTCCACCTCAGGTTTTACATCTGGTGTTATTGAATCATCGGGAGTTAGTGATAATTCAAATAGTGTTGCCACTACTGCTACTACACCAAATTCAGTTGATGTTAATACTCAATCTAATACTGACAATACCGTCACTTCTGCCATTACTACTGATACCGGTGTTAATACCCCTATAACTACTGGTActggttctggttctgATAACAATGGTGTTCTTCCAACTGATTCTAATGTCAATTCTAACGAAACTGATAATATTTCCACTTTGACTACTTCAAGTACTACTTTAATTTCTGTAGTATCATCATCACAACCTATTGCTGAAGAATCAACATTGCCTTCTTCTTTTGCTTCTGGTATTCCGGGAGAAGTGATTCCAAATGCCAATGGATCttctaaattatcaattaatttgtCATTTATTATAAGCGGATGCGCTATAATTTTGGGATTATTCATGTAATCAAATTGTCCTTTTTAATACTACCACTGATGTTgtttttgcttttgttaGATTTCTGACTATTCTTTTCCTATTCCTTTTGTCTTTTCGAATTTCGgtattattcattcatttagttgaataataatgttaTACTAATTACATTAAGATCTtctattcttcttcttagTTATACTCACCCCCCTTAAGAGTTTAAAATTATATCCAtagttgtttttttataCAATAGATATCTACAGTTGATTCATTTCAACTTgtataaaagaaaagctATCAACTAGTTCAAGTAGAGCCTCTCTATagcacaaaaaaaaaaataagtaCCACCAAATAACGAAATTcttatttcaaaataaacaaagtTTTCACATATCACTGATACTATAAATGTATTAGAAATTATGTGATTTCGTTAATAGTTTGACGATTTACAGTTCCACATTGATTGACATCTGgtcaaaccaaaaaaaaaaaaaaaaagtctgtctaattcattttgaatttttgagACGcgatttgataaatcattttccttaccacaacaacataCTTCTCAACACGTCTTTTATCCATTTTAATTCAATGCCAACTGCCACTATTGACTGTTCATCTGTTCCAGATATACTAAACAACAACTCCTCAGCCcaagatgataataataatttgatatttaCACCCTATGGTCTAATGCTTTTAGAAATACAAGGAGAATTAAATCTACCTATCGAATTCCCTCAAGGTCAACCTAAAACTGATGAAGATCGtgaatatttaaataattttattaccattaatgaaattcaTCACGCGGTGAAATTTGGGAATTTAGTTTTCgatgaaaaagataataGTAAAGTGACACTTTATGTTGGTAAATCTCAAAGATTATTAGGTAATGTtgttaaattatcaactcCATTAGCAGTTTTAAAAATAcctttgaaaaatgaagatgaaatgATGATAGATAATGACGATAATGCCaatcaacaagaagaagaattaataaaattgatggaCATAGTTAAAGCCAAAGTGATATTCAAACAAAGACCATTACCAATTATGTAAAtctaatatatatatatatttatatatgtataaTGTCTATTACATTGTTAATTTAGGGTAACACTACTCTACAAAACACTATAGAAGTCTATAGAAGTCTTCCTTTccttttgaaaattttgacCACCTTTTCTCTAAAACTTTGCTCTTTCGGTAGTTCTATGATCCCAATTGATTTGTGCACTAGTTTCAAATCCCATGTTTTGTGGGTCAGCAACAACtatattttgataaattttcaaaatatcttgAGAACTGAAACCtaatttatcttttaaatAAGGAATTATCCCACCATATTTTTCATGAAATAATCCAATTGTTGCCAACATTGCCTCGTATCTTGAACTAACTAAATTCCGGAACccatcttcttcaatacTCCAATTCTTTCTCCCTTGAGAAATTATTTGTTCAATACCTCCAGATCCATCATCTCCCAATTTTTCACGCAATTTCTTTACtgtttcttcaaatttCCCTTTTAATACAGGATGATCGGGTTTCAATCCAACTGTAGTTAATTCATATTCTTTAGCTATAGTGTTCTTATCAACACCCGCAAGTAACAATATTAACATTCCTAACATACCAGTACGATCTTTACCAGCAGTACAATGAAACACAAATGGTTGGTTTATATCTCTAATGTATTCAAATATTGTCTTGTAGGCATTGATTCCAAATTCTAACATATCCTCATAAACATTGACATAAGTTGACCAACAAGTCATAAGATTTGTATATCTAACAGCTATGGCTTGTGGTgaataatcatcattagaGAAAACTGGAGCATGGATTCTTTTGATACCATATTTCGATAAATTTTCTGGATATCCATCATTTTTAACTTCACCATCGGAACGTAAATCGAAAATTGCCTTAATACCCAAAATCTGTAAAGTTTCAAGCCCAGTTTCCGTCAAACCGGCAATGTTGGCACATCGGAATGCATAATGTGGTTTAACATAATATACCAAATGATCTTGATTtgtcttattattattattattattattattattattattctttgtatctaataatttaaaagtTGGAGCATGGACTCTCCAACCACCAACATCTCTAAAATTACTGACACCATCAACATTCTTCCACCTAGCAACTCTGCCGATATCTCTACTAGTGGCAATAAATCTTTGTAATTCCATTTCTGGAGTTAAAAAGTCTATTATATAATCTGTCACCAAATAATTATAGTTTACTCGTTTACCATTTTTCAAAGGTAAATTGTATGGATTGAGTTCATTTAATTCGTCATCATCAGCGTTTATTTCTTTGTGTCCATAAAAATTATGGTCAGCGTCAggaatcaatttcaatgtGTGTGATAAGGGACCTCGATTTAATGCATTGGCAAAATTGGCACTATCATATTTGGGAATGATTTCATCTTCAGTTCCATAAACACTAAGAACGGACCAATCTCGTGACAATTCCGTCAACTTACTTAAATCGGGTTTCGATAAAGATATAACTTCTCGTGCTGATAAATTGACTTGTTGATAAGATCCATGTCTATATGTTGTCACGGGGACAAAATCTAATCCTTCCAACCCAGCATATCTATCTAAAACAGTTGGTGAAGTAAATCTGGCAGAACAATTCACTAAATTAGGCACAATTATAGCATTGGGGTCACCAGCACGTCCTAATTTATCTTGAATCTGGGCCCATAAAAACATGGCAACCCCACCACGTGAGTGGGAGATAATTGATGACAAGGTTAAATCAATACCAGTACCATTTAATTTCCCATCACAAATAAATTCAACACTTGATTGGATATCTTCAACATCTTGAGTCAATGTACGACCTTCTAATTCATTAGCATTGTCGGCACTATTCCCACATCCTCTAAAATCAATTCTAAGGGAAAATATCCCCAATTCATTAGCTAATCTATGTGCCAATGTCTTTTGGTAACAATAATTTCTATGTCCACCTTGTCCATGTAATATTAATGCTGCCTTATGAGTTACAGGAACTAATCCTTCTTCAAATGGGTTGTCTGAATCAAACGCAAGCGGAATTGCAAGAGTCCCGGTAACACCTTTCCCAAGGGTGACTTCCACTTCTCTAGGTGTTGGTGGATGATATTTAGAAGCTGTCATTCTTCGTTAATAAGTGTAATAGTTGTATGTAACGTATGTATCGTGGAAAGAAAAGTgaataaaagaaataaagaaagaaagaaagagaatatTATTTGAGGGCAATAATAAAACCGAGCTTATACGTCAAATAAAACCCccaaccacaaccacaattGGAGAGAGACGTAgcagaagaaaaaattatcacattcattaacaacaatttcaCTTCGCTTCACCGCCAATTTCTCTCGTCACCTCCCCCCGCCCCACGGAACGCCATATTTATTGCGGAGAAACACCAACCGTCataaccaccaccaccaccaccactaaaTGTTTATAACACTTCTTAATCCAATTGAATCAGTTAACTCCCATCCCCCTCTCTCAAGAGTTATCTTTTATCCTATAGAGATTGCTTATATTAGAAGAactcatttttttttttccatttttgtCTCCAACGATGACTGAGATGATTTATCCGTGTATATCCGTTGTATTTAGTGTGTGGCGATATATCGtataattctttattagGGAGAAACGCCGCAACCACCCCAAATCTTATTCAACTTATTAGTTCTTCATGCGTTCTCTAATGGTATCTTACTGTGTGAGCAAAATTTTGATATACCATAATATCGTTTAATCTTAGTATATACTTGGCCCGGGAGGAGTGAAAGATcttgaaataattaatgTGGCTCACGTGTTTTCCTCTCTCACCATTATTGTTActgaaaaatcaaaactaaAAGTCTATTGCTTatctccttcttcttcttcttcttcttcttcactgCTATACTATTATGAATCATTCTACTACTGATAGAGATGCTTATTTACAATTAGgcaaatcattaaatgaacaacattcaaatcaattatctACACAATTACAAGTATTTCAATCGgcattaataaattttgcTAATGATCATGGTGATGAAATATCTCTGAATTtagaatttaaaaataaattcacACAAATTGTACAACTGATAGGTATTGACCCattagatttattattatatacttcacaaaacaacaacaacagtacTAACAAAAGGAGCAATGTTGTTACAACAAATTTTGGGGTTGCTCTAGCGGtgaaaattattgaaatatgTCAACAAACTCGAGATTTGAATGGAGGATTGATAtcattaaaagaattaatttcTACATTGCAAAGTTCTTGTGAAACTGAAGgaatatcattaattatcctggaagaagatattgaaacttctttaaataatttaaacaGTTTAGGGAAAGGTTAtgaaatattgattataaatgGGAAAAAATGGTTAAAATTTTCATCGACGGAAAACTTATCTaatgatcaattgaaaatttatgAACTTTGCGAATTTATGGGAGGATATGTTACCTATAGATTATTAAGAGATAATTATGGTTGGGATAAAGTGCGATGTAAAACTGTCATTGATGAGATGATCATGAATGGGTTTTTATGGGTGGATTCACAAGATAATGGTGAATGGCAATATTGGGAACCATCTTGGATATCCAATTAAGTaaatctatatatatatatacttaCTATTTGTTGAGTTTCTCTTGTTCCCTTTTATACCCCTTTTTCTCCATCCATCGGAGATTTAGAACTTCATAACTTTCAGTACGTTCACGTTCCAGTATTGGCATATACTTGTTATAAGATCGACCAACTCCATCACCATTATTCatagttttcaaaatcttggTTGTGGCAGAATCttgatttttaaataataaagtgTTTTCCATAATTTGCAGCATTTGAGTCTTTAATTGTAAATCGTATTGCATTCGTGTAAAACTTTGTATTACTCGATGTAATCTATATTCATCATTAGTTGATTTCCATTCCATTGGTGGGAATTCACAATCATACAACACTAATGGTATATCATGAGCCATTTCATATTGTGGTTTAGTTGGGTACTTGGTCATATCCATTAAATCAGTGATTATCAGGGGTGATTCTAACTCTTGGCCAATACTAAACAATATTGCTACCATACACCGAACTTGATGCCATAAAAATGCTGAACcttttaaatcaaaacaataataatcttgatGTAAATGTAAAATTTGTGCTTGATAAATTTCTCGTACGAAATTTgtaatttgttttgaaccatctaatttacaaaaatttcTAAAATCATGAATTCCTTGATAAAGATTGGCTCCttgattcattaaatcaatatttaaatcTTGTTTACGGAAAATATATCGATAATGACAAGATAAACAACTGAATCTAGCATCGAATTCTGGTGGTGGTCTTAAACATATGGAATGAACTTTAATATCACTTGGTAAATTAGCATTTAATACTGATATATAATCGATTTCTTGATCATCAAACTCAGGATTGGCTTGATTCTCTAAAGATAAATTAGATCGAACATCAATGGAAATTACTTGATTCATGGCACTAACACCTTTATCGGTTCTACCACATCGAGAAAATTTGACTTCTTCTATAGGttctttaattaatttgacTTTTGCTAATGCTTTTAAAAACATTTCTTCTACTGTAGGTAATGGAGTGGGTTCTCCCTGTAATGCTAATCCATTATAATTCCAACCTAGATAAGCAAATTTGAAAGCAACAAATCTCATGTTTTGTTTACTCCAATCAaactctttctttttctgttttttgGGAGGTTTGATTCTTAAATGTGACACGTCTTCTCCATTGCTAATAGGAAGTGGGTTATTTTCaagttgattgattttggcaatcaaatcttcttttgaccaatttgaataatCGGTACTCATATTTGTGGTGATTGGTCTGTTTGATGTTGCAACTTTACTAAATGACCTCTTAAGCATTAATTGTcttaagaaaaaaaccCCTTTTAACATATACAAGCCATCCACCACTAGTTAAGATAATTCAATACCggagatgatgatgatgatgatgatgatgatgatgaaaagtATTTTTTTCGTAAAGtaaacacaaaaaaaaaaaaaattttctgtttcttttgGCAACCTCCATCTCAACCTCATCATCCTCGAAACACCACACCCCAATTatgaaatcaaatactGAGTCCCTTGCATGGGAGAATTTACGTTATGATCTACATCCATGGATTAAAGAAGCCATAGCATCAATGGGGTATCCGACAATGACTCCAGTTCAAGCATCAACTATCCCATTATTGAGTGGTAATAAAGATGTTGTAGTTGAAGCAGTGACGGGATCAGGGAAAACATTATCATTTGTTATCCCAGTATTGCAAAAAATATCAGATAGATTGTATAAACCCGATAGTGATGGGGATCTACCAGAACCAGTTAAACGAGGACATATGTTATCTATTGTATTATCACCAACAAGAGAATTAGctaatcaaattcaaacaGTTTTCAATCAAGTATTACAATATTTGCCTGAAGATGacaattataataataaatcaaggCGTATTGGTACACAATTATTAGTTGGATCTATAGGTAATGTTCGAGatgatttaaatcaatttttacaGAATCAACCACATATATTAATTGGAACTCCGGGGAGAATATTAGAATTTTTAGGTAGTTCACAATCGATTAaaacatcatcattagaAATAGTTATTCTTGATGAAgctgataaattattagatttcctgtttgaaaaagatgtgattaatattttgaaaaaattaccTAAACAACGTCGAACAGGATTATTTTCAGCAACAATATCTTCTGCTGGTAATACTATATTTCGAACTGGAATGAATAATCCCGTTAAAGTTCAAGTGAAGTCGAAGAATTATTTAGGTGAACAAAGTAATTCCCCCAAGAGTTTACAATTATCATATATGTTGATTAATcctgaattgaaaataactAATTTGTTAACGATATTATCgaaatatcaatataaaaaagCCATTGTTTATTTCCCCACTTGTACATCAGTCAAgcatttttatcaaatttttaacaaaatttatcaaaaccATCCACCTGCTACTGATGGTGAAGAACCGCTTAAGTTTTTTTCATTACATGGTCAACTAAATACCAAATCAAGGTTGAAAACATTAGATAATTTCACTCAAGGTGATATTAATCTTTATAAACATATTCTTATGACTACTGATGTTGCTGCCAGAGGAATTGATATTCCTGATGTTGATTTAGTGATACAAATAGATCCACCTACTGATCCTAATGTTTTTTTACATCGTTGTGGAAGAACTGGAAGAGCAAATAAAGTTGGTCGTGCTATAGTAATGTTGAATGATAATTctcaagaagaagattataTTGAGTTTATGGAAGTCAAAggaattttattatcaaaacaaGATTCAATACCAGCGGTAAAAAATTTCCATAGtgatttccaaaaaaagCTTCGAAAATATATGCTTGAAGATCGGGCTCGACATGAATTAGCAGTGAAATCATATGTTGGATTCATTCGATATTATTCTAAACATATAGCTAGTTCGATTTTCCGATTAGCTACATTAGATTATTTGGCCATTGCTAAAATGTATGGATTATTACGATTACCGAAAATGCCCGAAACGaaatatattgataatacCTTGATGCCTACAGATGGTTGGTTAGGGGATGTTATAGATATGGATAAATATAGTTATGCTGATAAAGTTCAAGAGCAAATTCGATTAGAAAATCtagaaaaagataaattacaaaaaattcaaaatgctaaaagaagaaaagaattgaaaattaaaaatgaagcTTGGTCAAGTAAATTAGAAcgtaaagaaaataaattggatcgtaaagaaaaattgaaaaggaAACGTGAAGctattgaaaaacaaatcatgGAAGAAGCTTTAagtggtgatgatgaaggagaagaagaagtggTTGAAGATTGGAAAGATATGGTCagaaagaataaaaaaaagcaaaagaaTGATAGTTCTATACAAGGttcatttgatgatttataaaatttgtAGActatattaaattattatatttgttattaCTGTATACATAGATCAATCCTTTCtagattttgaatttttcacttttaGAATGAACACCATCAAATACAAACAAGTTATCTAATGGAATATATTGAGCCGTAGTAGATTTTAAAACTTCTTGACTAACAATCCCTCCCATTAAACTATTTAAATTATGATAATTAGTAGTATTATGAGttaatatttctttaaaaattgtttcaccatctttatttaatttgattttgggggaaaattcattatgataaagatttgaaaaatcttcaaaatcatcaattgttggtttataacgatatttatcaataaataaattaaaaattaaaattccCAAATAAATCCCCAATTTatgtttttcttcatcatctaaaATTGTGATattactaccactaccaccaccaccacgatgatgatgatggcTATCCCTAATAGGgttataattatattgattaattaatttatcatttattaaatctttAGATCCCACTGtagcaaataataatcgAGCATTTTTACAAAATGATGCAATTGATTCCAGAGTAACTTCATTTCTTGATCGTCCTAGTGAATctaaaatttgataaacttGTTCagtaaataatttttgatcTTTTAAAGCTCGATCTCgataaattttttgtaaagTAATATAATTTTCTGTATCTGATGCCATATCAGGTAATGTACctggtaatggtaataattgatcatttataattaaaaatttttttaaagcaGCAAtgaaaatccaaaaaattgatgttgattcATCTAAATCTTTCGAATcagatattgaaattaattgatttattgattcGGGAATTTCAGTTTTTTGATGAGGACGAAGATGAGCTGTATCCGCATCAATAAAATTGGTTTctgattcaaaatttcttgataaaGATTGAACATATAATCggaatttctttttatcaGCATAAGTTATAGGTACTTGACCATCATGTTCTAATCTCCAATGATCTAAAGCttttataaaaattataatatatgGCACATGAGCATGTTCtatatcatttaatttatctaaatcaaatgaatcaGCAAATTCTTGAAGTTCAGGCCAAGGATGATCAATTCGTAAATCATACAATTTAGAGGGATCATGAGTTTCAATAACCGTGGTCTCATTAGCAATAATATTTAGTGATCCATAAAATCCAATCGtattaacaataaataatggGATTTGTTTGGACCAAagaagatttattaatggTTCTAAATTTGGAGTATAATCACTCACTATCACAGCATTAAATTGATCCCAAAATAAATTAGATTCTTGAGCtagaattgttgataacGATTCAACAATAGCATGACCATTAAcatcattatttaattcatttaaatttttttgcacGGCAACGGCTAAATTTTCATGTAAAtcttgatttttcaaaaaaaaattcgaTGATAAATCTTGTTTAGAAACTTTCctttcatcaattatagTAAATTGACCTATCCCAGgtaatattaaatttttcaaaatttctgAACCAGTTGAAGTGGcattaattaaacaaatatgAGAATTTTCTAAATTGGATTGTCCAGTAGAGGCCCATAACCTTAATTGTCTATCATATTTTGctgatttatcaattgacaTGACTTCAAAgtattaaataaatgaaacaaGAAAGAGGGGATTAGGGgtaaaattaatgataaagaattgaaatgaaaAGTAATTGTATAGGATGATTGGTTGCCAGTGTCTATTTTCTGTTTGTAAataatatctttttttttttataaggGGTACAAGTGGGGGTGATGTAAATGATTAGTTGTTATTTATAGTTGTAATTGCCTAAAAATGAAGTGCTATTTTAATATGATTAATAGCTTGTATAAAtaaagatatatatatatatatgttattagaagaaagaaacaagaaaaaaaaaattgtgtAGGAATTGAAAACCAcaagagagaaagagagacAACACGTTAAATTTGGTGAAAGTTTTACTTTACTTactaaacaacaacaacaataagaaCTGGTTATACTTCTAACTTCTAACTTCTGATTTGGGTAATATATGACAAGTCAAAATTCAACTACACACACATCAGACATAATAAAGAGAAGTTTAAAATTACAATTGCGTTAATATAAAACTGTGGTGGTAATAGGACAAGgttagtaataataataattcctTCTTCCTCCTCCCCCTTCCTTCAAATAGAAGAACTTAAAATATgattaattattgttttagtCTATGATGTTCGGTTTGATTGGTGGATGATTCTCTAATTAATGTACAGTTCCGTCAATATAACGTTATGCTAAGAATAAACGTTGTTGTTCTTACTACCAATGGTGATCATAAGCATTATTACTAACATccacatacatacatatgAAGCATGGTCTtgtctaacttctggtgtatgtatgttttctcttcttctttgttattattattattattactaataataattttttcgAACAATTTTCGtctaattttcaattcaattttcattcttattcttttgTATTACTTAATTGTACATCAACTGTTAATTACCCAAGATAAGAAACTATTAGCGAATTAGAGGcaatttgaaatcactTCTGGAATCAagttcttttttatttcatttccaATCTTGCCAATTagtttttggtttaatttGATCTTTCAAAAAACTAGTAgtataattttgataattaacAAGATAATTTGTCTATATCTACACATTCTTATACAACATCCAAAGAAGCCAAGAGGAAgagaacaacaagaataagCAAAATGGATTTCCTCCTCCAGCTTCTAAATTAAGGATCTCAACTGGCCCAAAATAAATCCCAATTCTAGAACCAAAAGGCGTTAACCAATACTGAGGCAGGCTACCAATAATCAACTTCTCGCCGCATAGCCTGTATCGGTTGATTTGGAATTGATATAAAAAGACATGAGTACA
Encoded proteins:
- a CDS encoding [GPI-anchored] cell wall protein, HYR(-like) family member, putative codes for the protein MLFTLSILFPLLFNSIFAIEITQNRVDQGTINTKIGDITIDSGAYWSIIDNSISSFIGDLNIKTNAGLYISSTISDLPLLVLLNSGSASITNNGIISLDSRSSTQGSSQYNLVGESFLNNGEFYLAASGVIPMTMGITGKSWNNNGLIVAYQNQRKSGSVRFGVIGQTIINKGQICLINQVLQQTSKIDGSGCITTKENSSIYISNVLDPQSVSSEQNYYLADDKSSIIVEAVGFNSQNFNVFGFGNGNKIGLTLSLKFGAGSGNSGSAYSYDSNTGILSLTSGLFGQKFNIGPGYNSSLFSIVTDDSDGIPSVDNGAVTYSGPVPNQKSLPSACNVECKQIPDVPDNGPSSSSSSSSGVITTTTSTSTDTTIDTASVSSTSNEESSASESPNNSASNELSTTFEVSQTIGTSEPSASESSEIDISGTTDPDTATSSGNDNSNSLSTFSSNTNSDTISSETGSVSSYSTPSSGDSSEVSSLATGTLPDTITGSQESSTSGFTSGVIESSGVSDNSNSVATTATTPNSVDVNTQSNTDNTVTSAITTDTGVNTPITTGTGSGSDNNGVLPTDSNVNSNETDNISTLTTSSTTLISVVSSSQPIAEESTLPSSFASGIPGEVIPNANGSSKLSINLSFIISGCAIILGLFM
- a CDS encoding vacuolar-sorting protein, putative (Similar to S. cerevisiae SNF8;~In S. cerevisiae: component of the ESCRT-II complex, which is involved in ubiquitin-dependent sorting of proteins into the endosome); this translates as MNHSTTDRDAYLQLGKSLNEQHSNQLSTQLQVFQSALINFANDHGDEISSNLEFKNKFTQIVQSIGIDPLDLLLYTSQNNNNSTNKRSNVVTTNFGVALAVKIIEICQQTRDLNGGLISLKELISTLQSSCETEGISLIISEEDIETSLNNLNSLGKGYEILIINGKKWLKFSSTENLSNDQLKIYELCEFMGGYVTYRLLRDNYGWDKVRCKTVIDEMIMNGFLWVDSQDNGEWQYWEPSWISN
- a CDS encoding chromosome transmission fidelity protein, putative (Similar to S. cerevisiae CTF8;~In S. cerevisiae: required for sister chromatid cohesion) → MPTATIDCSSVPDILNNNSSAQDDNNNLIFTPYGLMLLEIQGELNLPIEFPQGQPKTDEDREYLNNFITINEIHHAVKFGNLVFDEKDNSKVTLYVGKSQRLLGNVVKLSTPLAVLKIPLKNEDEMMIDNDDNANQQEEELIKLMDIVKAKVIFKQRPLPIM
- a CDS encoding tRNA pseudouridine synthase, putative (Similar to S. cerevisiae PUS3;~In S. cerevisiae: introduces pseudouridines at position 38 or 39 in tRNA, important for maintenance of translation efficiency and normal cell growth), with the protein product MLKGVFFLRQLMLKRSFSKVATSNRPITTNMSTDYSNWSKEDLIAKINQLENNPLPISNGEDVSHLRIKPPKKQKKKEFDWSKQNMRFVAFKFAYLGWNYNGLALQGEPTPLPTVEEMFLKALAKVKLIKEPIEEVKFSRCGRTDKGVSAMNQVISIDVRSNLSLENQANPEFDDQEIDYISVLNANLPSDIKVHSICLRPPPEFDARFSCLSCHYRYIFRKQDLNIDLMNQGANLYQGIHDFRNFCKLDGSKQITNFVREIYQAQILHLHQDYYCFDLKGSAFLWHQVRCMVAILFSIGQELESPSIITDLMDMTKYPTKPQYEMAHDIPLVLYDCEFPPMEWKSTNDEYRLHRVIQSFTRMQYDLQLKTQMSQIMENTLLFKNQDSATTKILKTMNNGDGVGRSYNKYMPISERERTESYEVLNLRWMEKKGYKREQEKLNK